In the genome of Candidatus Baltobacteraceae bacterium, one region contains:
- a CDS encoding glycosyltransferase — protein sequence MVPLLKTEPRFSIIIPAHNEQDRIESTLEQYARAFADSEIIVALNGCTDGTLAAVERVEARTLNVRHVEIPETIGKGGAVRAGFMLARASVVGYVDADGATAAGEMRRLCESLETDDGVIASRWVPGAAIDRKQTLLRRAASRTFNLIVRVLFGLPYADTQCGAKVFSRSSLELAMRHVETSNLAFDVDLLFVMKALGLSVREEPTYWSDVEGSRLRLGQASRLMLAAVIRLRLRHSILRLLVPVYDRLFPTRPVRVKDRYNILVMNWRDPKHPQAGGAEKYLFEQAKRWLRRGHYVEWLSGGFAGGAARDSIDSIPIRRVGNAVTVYAAVPWTYVTEFRDRFDVILDAENGLPFFSPLYSLKPKLCIVHHVHLEVFRKHLPAWLAYPLMLCERTIVPLVYRNVPFVAVSEDTRAEMNAIGMSKRPVSIVYNGVDGDLVPGPKAPLPTILYLGRLMPYKRVDLLIDALAEVRESVPNASLVVAGDGPERPVLEKRAERLGLTSCVTFEGFVDERRKRELLQKAWVLVNPSEIEGWGVSVIEANACGTAAVAFDVPGLRESVRHNQTGLVVPKDAELAPSILSLLRDSALRERLERGAVAWARNFSWDRSADGMLKEMDKAVVGFDRSLVEAKR from the coding sequence ATGGTGCCGCTCTTGAAAACGGAGCCGCGCTTTTCGATTATCATCCCGGCCCACAACGAACAGGATCGCATCGAAAGCACGCTCGAGCAGTACGCGCGTGCGTTCGCGGATTCCGAGATCATCGTCGCGCTCAACGGTTGTACCGACGGCACGCTGGCCGCGGTCGAGCGCGTAGAGGCGCGCACCCTCAACGTCCGTCACGTCGAGATTCCGGAAACCATCGGTAAGGGCGGCGCCGTTCGTGCCGGATTCATGCTCGCACGAGCGTCGGTCGTGGGCTACGTCGACGCCGACGGCGCGACGGCGGCCGGCGAAATGCGGCGGCTATGCGAATCGCTCGAGACCGACGACGGCGTGATCGCGTCGCGCTGGGTGCCCGGCGCCGCGATCGACCGCAAGCAGACGCTGCTGCGCCGCGCGGCGAGCCGCACGTTCAATCTCATCGTGCGCGTGCTCTTCGGCTTGCCTTACGCCGACACGCAATGCGGAGCAAAGGTGTTTAGCCGGTCGTCGCTCGAGCTGGCGATGCGTCACGTGGAAACGTCGAACCTCGCGTTCGACGTCGACTTGCTCTTCGTGATGAAAGCGCTCGGCTTGAGCGTGCGCGAGGAGCCCACCTACTGGTCCGACGTCGAAGGTTCGCGGCTGCGTTTGGGACAGGCGTCGCGGCTGATGCTGGCAGCGGTGATCCGGCTAAGGCTGCGTCATTCGATCTTACGCCTGCTCGTGCCGGTGTACGACCGTTTGTTTCCGACCCGGCCGGTGCGCGTCAAGGATCGCTACAACATTCTGGTGATGAACTGGCGCGACCCGAAGCATCCGCAAGCCGGCGGTGCCGAGAAATATTTGTTCGAGCAGGCCAAGCGATGGCTGCGGCGCGGACACTACGTCGAGTGGCTGAGCGGTGGATTCGCCGGCGGCGCGGCACGAGACTCGATCGATTCGATTCCAATTCGCCGGGTCGGAAATGCCGTGACGGTGTACGCCGCGGTTCCGTGGACCTACGTAACGGAGTTTCGCGACCGGTTCGACGTCATTTTGGACGCCGAAAATGGACTACCGTTCTTTTCGCCGCTCTACTCGCTCAAACCGAAACTCTGCATCGTCCACCACGTTCATCTCGAAGTCTTTCGCAAGCATCTCCCGGCGTGGCTCGCCTATCCTCTGATGCTGTGCGAGCGCACGATCGTTCCGCTGGTCTATCGAAACGTGCCGTTCGTTGCCGTTTCCGAGGATACGCGCGCGGAGATGAACGCCATCGGGATGAGCAAACGTCCGGTGTCGATCGTCTACAACGGCGTCGACGGCGACCTCGTGCCCGGGCCGAAAGCACCGCTCCCAACGATACTGTATCTCGGACGGCTGATGCCGTACAAACGCGTGGATCTCCTGATCGACGCGCTGGCCGAGGTGAGGGAGTCGGTGCCGAATGCGAGCCTCGTCGTGGCCGGCGACGGACCCGAACGGCCGGTGCTGGAGAAGCGTGCCGAGCGTCTAGGCCTAACGTCCTGCGTAACGTTCGAAGGCTTCGTCGACGAACGGCGCAAGCGCGAGCTGCTGCAGAAGGCTTGGGTTCTCGTGAATCCCTCGGAAATCGAGGGTTGGGGAGTTTCGGTCATCGAGGCAAACGCGTGCGGGACCGCCGCGGTCGCGTTCGACGTCCCGGGATTGCGTGAATCCGTTCGTCATAACCAGACCGGCCTCGTCGTCCCAAAGGACGCCGAGTTGGCGCCGTCGATACTATCGCTGCTGCGCGATAGCGCGCTGCGAGAGCGCCTGGAGCGAGGGGCGGTGGCCTGGGCACGAAACTTCTCTTGGGACAGATCGGCGGACGGGATGTTAAAAGAAATGGACAAGGCGGTCGTCGGCTTCGATCGGAGTCTCGTGGAAGCGAAACGATAG